The Leishmania mexicana MHOM/GT/2001/U1103 complete genome, chromosome 6 genome includes a region encoding these proteins:
- a CDS encoding 2,4-dienoyl-coa reductase-like protein, whose protein sequence is MAASFVSSTGTGAAVPAVASQLFTPIRIGRHIELPNRFYMQPIYLNMESELTCYSDEHMGAMAAFFAERAHYGAKLMVVGGLGTSRLGRWKKDALMLSTFDAAKALSRVTQAVHSEGGYVLAQAFHAGRAARKRYLVSATSTPSTVQPFRNTHPYRIPGCMVDYVVSEYERFARLAEEAGFDGVEVPVSEGSLLHNFLSSAVNTRQDAFGGSLERRLEITVRVLETIKNSLANPDRFIVALRLCLHDLKVGGTPMAETLRVAEVLAKSGRIDILNTSVGMHDSPVQTLSAYVPHGTFARSCQLLKERLTEVGATDVPVVASHRLHTIELSEKLLEKGVCDMVGVARPLLADPRYITNAAAGRSEDSIPCIGCNHCVNRLYKHQRITCALNPISGYELQRGWGPAKYRKSVAVVGAGAAGVTCALTLWRRGHDVTLFEKESVIGGQLNLAKRVPGKESYQAALEYWTRQLRQSSINVRLNTEFTREEVARNHQFFHAVVMTHGSVPRRISSHVFPGASECPLIVPFSRILDGSVTAGRRVVIVGNGAISHDVTSFLLHDPRVSREVSLYLDEWGVNLEDGSLLDSPEQRMPRNNRVVTVFNKADKDADLSRGWGWTQKLWIKQHESTVVKHGMLENFDADGVHISTLPPDSRKFFVPCDTIVWCIGMLPNITYGTWIYEWMKDGAKARGEMMSDFSIYAAGSCRDSYTGDGHGEEDLLQCVHEGYEIGYKI, encoded by the coding sequence ATGGCAGCAAGCTTTGTCTCCTCGACCGGAAccggcgccgcggtgccggcggTCGCGTCGCAGCTCTTCACGCCGATTCGCATTGGCCGGCACATTGAGTTGCCGAACCGCTTCTACATGCAGCCCATCTACCTCAACATGGAGAGTGAGCTCACGTGCTACAGCGACGAGCACATGGGCGCGATGGCCGCCTTCTTTGCCGAGCGGGCGCACTACGGCGCGAAGCTGATGGTGGTCGGCGGCCTTGGCACGTCGAGGCTCGGCCGATGGAAGAAGGATGCGCTGATGCTCAGCACCTTCGACGCCGCCAAGGCGCTCTCGCGCGTCACACAGGCGGTGCACAGCGAGGGCGGTTACGTACTCGCACAAGCCTTCCACGCGGGCCGAGCCGCCCGCAAGCGTTATTTAGTGTCCGCcacgtcgacgccgtcgacaGTGCAGCCGTTCCGCAACACGCACCCGTACAGGATACCTGGCTGTATGGTGGACTACGTGGTGTCCGAGTACGAGCGGTTTGCACGGCTAGCCGAGGAGGCCGGGTTCGACGGGGTCGAGGTCCCCGTCAGCGAGGGCAGCCTCCTGCACAACTTCCTGTCCTCCGCCGTGAACACGCGGCAGGACGCCTTTGGCGGCTCGCTGGAGCGCCGGCTCGAGATCACAGTGCGCGTGCTCGAAACCATCAAGAACTCCCTAGCGAACCCCGACCGCTTTATCGTGGCGCTGCGGTTATGTCTGCACGACCTGAAGGTCGGCGGCACGCCGATGGCCGAGACGCTACGGGTAGCCGAAGTGCTGGCAAAGAGCGGCCGCATCGATATCTTGAACACGAGCGTCGGCATGCACGACTCGCCAGTGCAGACGCTCTCGGCCTACGTGCCACACGGCACGTTCGCCCGGTCCTGccagctgctgaaggagcggCTGACGGAGGTCGGCGCGACGGATGTGCCGGTCGTTGCGTCGCACCGGCTGCACACCATCGAGCTCTCCGAGAAGCTGCTCGAGAAGGGTGTGTGCGACATGGTCGGCGtcgcgcggccgctgctcgcGGACCCGCGGTACATCACcaacgcagcggcgggcCGCAGCGAGGATAGCATCCCCTGCATCGGCTGCAATCATTGCGTCAACCGACTGTACAAGCACCAGCGCATCACGTGTGCGTTGAACCCCATCTCGGGCTACGAGCTCCAGCGCGGATGGGGGCCGGCCAAGTACCGCAAGTCTGTCGCCGTTGTCGGGGCAGGTGCGGCGGGCGTGACGTGCGCGCTGACGCTGTGGCGCCGTGGCCACGACGTCACGCTCTTCGAGAAGGAGAGCGTCATTGGTGGCCAGCTGAACCTCGCGAAGCGCGTGCCTGGCAAGGAGAGCTACCAGGCCGCGCTGGAGTACTggacgcggcagctgcggcagtcCTCCATCAACGTCCGCCTCAACACTGAGTTCACCCGCGAGGAGGTGGCTCGCAACCACCAGTTCTTTCACGCTGTCGTGATGACGCACGGTTCCGTGCCACGCCGCATCTCGTCCCACGTCTTCCCCGGCGCTTCCGAGTGCCCGCTCATCGTGCCCTTCTCGCGCATcctcgacggcagcgtcacAGCAGGTCGCCGCGTCGTAATCGTCGGCAACGGCGCCATCTCGCACGACGTCACCTCGTTCCTACTGCACGACCCCCGTGTCTCGCGCGAGGTCTCGCTGTACCTGGACGAGTGGGGCGTCAACCTCGAGGACGGCAGCCTGCTGGACAGTCCGGAGCAGCGGATGCCGCGCAACAACCGCGTGGTCACCGTCTTCAACAAGGCGGACAAGGACGCCGACCTTTCTCGCGGCTGGGGCTGGACGCAGAAGCTGTGGATCAAGCAGCACGAGAGCACTGTGGTGAAGCACGGCATGCTCGAGAACttcgacgccgacggcgtgcaTATCTCCACGTTGCCGCCGGACAGCCGCAAGTTCTTCGTGCCGTGCGACACCATCGTCTGGTGCATTGGCATGCTGCCGAACATCACCTACGGCACATGGATCTACGAGTGGATGAAAGACGGCGCGAAGGCGCGAGGTGAGATGATGAGCGACTTTAGCATCTACGCGGCTGGCTCGTGCCGCGACAGCTACACCGGCGACGGACACGGCGAAGAGGATTTACTGCAGTGCGTCCACGAAGGGTACGAGATTGGCTACAAGATATGA